In the Candidatus Cloacimonadota bacterium genome, CCGTGGGAAAAGTTATATGTCCAAAATGCAATACTGAAATAAAAAAAATAAAGCTGATAAGAAGCAAAAAGTCAAAAGCAAATACCTGGTCACCTAAATATGAATTCGTCGATATCTGTAAATGTAATGAAAAAGATATTATGGCTGGTAAAGTATAATCTTGATGTCGCTTATAATCTGGGAAAATTTTAAAACATCAAAAAAAGAATGTTCTAATATTTTTTATGGTATGAAAATATAAGGAGGTTTGAGCAATTTTGACATAGCAGCTAATATAATTTGAAAAAGACAATTATTTTGTTGGTCCATCTGTATTGGTTGCATTTTTATAATTATCAAAACCTGAATCTTTAAACTTCATATCCTGGAGGAAAAATGAAAAAAATTATAATAGCCTATGTCGTTATAAGCCTGACCACATTTTTGATTGCAGAAGCAAGTGGTGAATACGGCTTCCAAATGCTTAAAATCCTTTCCAGTGCCAATGCGGCTGCTAAAGCAGGTAACGATCCTTTTTCTTCTTCCGATGCCTTTAGTTTCCTGCAAAATCCTGCTGCCGGATTAATAAATAGAACACACGCTGTTTCTATAACCCAAAATTATTGGATTTTCGATACTAAGATGAGTTCGGTTGCTTATCTGAATTCTCATGGGAAAACATCTTTCGGAATTGCCTTCAGACAGCTTGATTATGGGAAATTCCCTGACATAGATGAACAAGGTGATCTTATCGGTGAATTTCATCCTCTTGATCTGAATATGATCACAAATTTTGCTTTCAGAATAAATCCGAATCATTATGCCGGATTGAATTTACACGGTCTATATGAAAAAATCAAAACTGCTTCCAGCTTTGCTATCTCCTGCGATCTTGGTTATAC is a window encoding:
- a CDS encoding PorV/PorQ family protein, with product MKKIIIAYVVISLTTFLIAEASGEYGFQMLKILSSANAAAKAGNDPFSSSDAFSFLQNPAAGLINRTHAVSITQNYWIFDTKMSSVAYLNSHGKTSFGIAFRQLDYGKFPDIDEQGDLIGEFHPLDLNMITNFAFRINPNHYAGLNLHGLYEKIKTASSFAISCDLGYTYLTPIKDLKLAAAIKHLGSSTKMDEDNIDLPTTFEIGLTKSLETDFIEISSEIKGLKHQDRSELNAVVSLSFLLYEKFRLSGGYKFNYDSEALSTGLGFIYKNLLIDYAFIPFKYEINDVHMFSISYLF